The sequence CATCTCAGCGGGGATGAACACGGCGAGGAATACCGCGGCTGAGAGGAGAACATGCTTCGTCCGGGATACCGCAGCCAGAAAAAGCATAAGCCCCGTAAAGATGTAAATATTTATGTGTTTGAGGACAAAGAAGACCCCCGTAAGAGATGCCATGAGGTCCGATGTGTATATATTCAGCTTCTCAAGCATGACAAGCGGCTCAAGGGTAAGCGCCGGAAACAGCATATACAGAAAGCCCGTAATAAGCTGAAGATAAACCACCGGAACCATTACGATTGTACTGAATATGCTTGCGGGATTAAATGTTCCGAAAACGTACATGGAAAGGGGCATTGTGAAGGCTGTAGCTGCGATTCCTGCCTTTATTGTTCCCTCAGCCCAGCTTAATCCTTTGAATTGCAGGGAGGTTATGCCGTATACAGCGGAGAAGGAGAGCAGAAACGATATGTTACCCAGAAGCCCGGGAGCAATAAGCAGAAAGAAGCTCCACAGGAAAAGAAGCAGCTTTCGGAAGTCCGTACGGCAGTCCAGAATCCATGCGGTCATGGCTGTGACTGCTGTTACGACGGCACGCATCACCGGAACCTTGAACCCCGCCAGCGGAACAAAAGCCGCAAGAGCGAAACAGGAGATCAGCATTCGCAGCTTCCACGGCAAAAAGAACAGCAGGGTGAAGCAGATCAGCGATATTACGCCCACGTGGGTTCCGGAAACTGCCAGAAGATGGCTTAAGCCTGTTTGAAGATAAACATCCTGCACCCGTCCCTCAAGGTGCGACTTATCGCCCAGAAGAAGCGCCTGAATTATTCTCAGCCTTCCGGCAGATTCGCTGTACATCCTGTCCGAGAGGGCGTCTCTTTTCTCAAGTACGGCTGAGACAAAGGGGATCTCCGTACGGAAATATACTTTATCCAGAACCAGATACCCCGGGGCAAGCCGTCCTTCCCGTCCCCTGTAGGGCACTTTGGTGTATCTGCCGATGACAGCCTCACCCGCCCGCAGGGCATAGGTATTGTCCGCAAGCACCGTGCCCCTTGTGGTTTCATATGTGGTGCGTTCCTTGCCCGGGTCTTTTTCCGCTGTCACAAGCACAGTAAAATATATGAAGAGCATCAGTGAAATTATAAGAAAACTGAACACCGCAAACATCCGCCGTGAAAGGAAAACAGCCGTCACAATGAGAACACCCGCGATTTGTGCGTAAAGATAACCGGCTGTCAGTACAGCGGAAATAATCGATGCAAAAAAGAAGCCTTCAACCTTGTACATGCGGATTTTATGTAGTAGCATATAGTGATTATCACTGAATTTTGATCCGCAAAGCAAGCGGGTTTTTCAAACCACGGGAGCGGTAGCATCAATGGCAAACGAATTTGTTCATCTCCATTTACATACACAATATTCACTTTTGGACGGCGCAATCAAAATCGCGGATCTCACGGACAAGATTAAAGAGCAGGGCAGCAGGTCTGTGGCTATAACCGACCACGGAACTATGTACGGCATAGTTGACTTTTATAAAAAAGCGAAGGCGGCTGAACTCAAGCCTATTCTCGGCTGTGAGGTTTATGTTGCGCCGGATACGAGGTTCAACAAGAGCTATGAGAAGGGGGAGGACAAGAACCACCACTTCATCCTCCTTGCGAAGGACAACACCGGATTGGCGAACCTCCGTTTTCTGGCTTCCAGAGCACAGCTTGAAGGCTTCCATTATAAGCCGAGGATAGACAAGGAGCTGCTGGCGCAGTATTCCGAAGGGCTCATAGGACTTTCCGCCTGCCTTGCGGGAGAGATTCCCAGAGCGATAATGCGTAACGACCTTCAGCATGCGATCCGTACTGCGGAGACATACAGGGACATTCTCGGGAAGGGGAATTTTTACCTTGAGATACAGGACAACGGACTGCCTGAACAGGTGCAGGTAAACAGGCAGCTTATGAAGATGTCCAAGGATATGGGCATCCCCCTTGTCGCCACCAACGACTGCCACTATCTGGAAAAGGGCGATCACCTCTCCCATGAGGTGCTTATGTGCATCCAGACTCAGTCTGTGCTCAGCTCTCCCAACAGGATGGAGATCCACACCGATCAGCTCTGGGTCAAATCGCC is a genomic window of Geovibrio thiophilus containing:
- a CDS encoding ComEC/Rec2 family competence protein: MLLHKIRMYKVEGFFFASIISAVLTAGYLYAQIAGVLIVTAVFLSRRMFAVFSFLIISLMLFIYFTVLVTAEKDPGKERTTYETTRGTVLADNTYALRAGEAVIGRYTKVPYRGREGRLAPGYLVLDKVYFRTEIPFVSAVLEKRDALSDRMYSESAGRLRIIQALLLGDKSHLEGRVQDVYLQTGLSHLLAVSGTHVGVISLICFTLLFFLPWKLRMLISCFALAAFVPLAGFKVPVMRAVVTAVTAMTAWILDCRTDFRKLLLFLWSFFLLIAPGLLGNISFLLSFSAVYGITSLQFKGLSWAEGTIKAGIAATAFTMPLSMYVFGTFNPASIFSTIVMVPVVYLQLITGFLYMLFPALTLEPLVMLEKLNIYTSDLMASLTGVFFVLKHINIYIFTGLMLFLAAVSRTKHVLLSAAVFLAVFIPAEMDDGLYFPELGRYRAFIYKDGDRVEAFYSGMRSNYLYSFMPFAAKFGVTNFDYAEIQVYDSENIIFTSAELSGGFSEICVNNTECLKPLIYMTRSNTITKSNINTEKTYFVYKNRLKADNIVELYDSAPLHYEPEGRTEK